A genomic window from Thermodesulfovibrionales bacterium includes:
- a CDS encoding cytochrome c, which yields MSNKGARNLFVFGSLFFFVIFLAFTFDTIGRLDKRAPEITEDVNAGKMVWHKYDCIGCHTIFGTGSYFAPDMTKVVERKPKGYLKQFIMDPKSVNPHAAMPKLGITSDEADKLISFFEWISKVDTNGWPPKPILATAAGVSGKELTTGQRVYQSLGCSNCHMISGIGGTTGPDLTKVGSRRDRTWLIGHFKDPNKYVPKSAMPKVEAPDADIEQLTDYMLTLK from the coding sequence ATGAGTAATAAAGGAGCAAGAAATCTCTTTGTCTTCGGCAGTCTCTTCTTCTTTGTCATCTTTCTCGCATTCACTTTCGATACCATAGGGAGATTGGACAAGAGGGCACCGGAGATCACTGAAGACGTGAATGCAGGAAAGATGGTCTGGCATAAATATGATTGCATCGGATGCCATACCATTTTTGGAACGGGCTCGTATTTCGCGCCGGACATGACAAAGGTGGTCGAAAGAAAGCCGAAGGGGTATCTCAAGCAATTTATCATGGACCCCAAATCTGTAAACCCTCATGCGGCGATGCCGAAACTCGGCATAACCTCTGACGAAGCTGACAAGCTGATATCATTCTTTGAGTGGATCTCAAAGGTTGACACCAACGGATGGCCCCCAAAGCCGATCCTTGCTACGGCAGCCGGTGTTAGCGGCAAGGAGCTTACTACGGGGCAACGGGTCTACCAATCGCTCGGGTGCTCAAACTGTCACATGATAAGCGGAATCGGCGGGACAACAGGGCCGGACCTGACGAAAGTAGGAAGCAGAAGGGACAGGACATGGTTGATTGGCCATTTCAAGGACCCGAACAAGTATGTCCCTAAATCCGCTATGCCGAAGGTTGAGGCACCAGATGCTGATATTGAACAACTGACTGATTACATGCTTACCCTTAAATAA